From one Drosophila subpulchrella strain 33 F10 #4 breed RU33 chromosome 3L, RU_Dsub_v1.1 Primary Assembly, whole genome shotgun sequence genomic stretch:
- the LOC119555343 gene encoding uncharacterized protein LOC119555343, translating to MSGRRAQSLPAHMMEPAKPERGRCVAAICFSWKVLTCIVSHVLLVALVVSYCVGGAYLFQHLERPHELEVKRDIQNLRFNLTENIWLLSDDAVVLRESDWMANVSKHLANFEKQILTAIKADGWDGDEDLRKSQWTFAGSLFYSIIVITTIGYGHISPRTDWGKVTTIFYAIVGIPLMLICLSNIGDVMATSFRFLYWRICCYVCTRTAKRPRNARSRQRSMRSQRHTRSQPPPSFRRSMKMTQRSGNDSGLGPSMGHAYSDPELRTMGRGYDDREFGHRSSGGGRSRRQQQQHSHHDPRQRHTIYGDEYETQTLNRSNRYSSRQRQRDRMRDRHTVERERYSRSHLDAGSIEDFSDMPLPAKRAASVRSVRSPHNQESSKASRELHRLHSAPGRSRAKSVDPRHVSSHYEDVDEDVVRKTPIIPNRYALDEFGGGGNRRQPAPRSQSMPRSAHQRQRQRDRERERSPQPPPQSSHRQNNNGRRAGSLGRQSSRYGNHLELPDYDAPPPGRDHRRDRRGHSQGRYEDYVEESFDEGSLYEDNNYEDYPTERRHSRSREPRRNRRRERAERLPPSPRIMSPMGFPVQRQIRRRPSYDYDDDDSMCGDEYGDYGDLLPKDRPVPIWLCVFLVVSYILGGAALFAYWENWSFLDSAYFCFITLTTIGFGDFVPAKGVKDESEQSIAYCSLYLLFGIALLAMSFNLVQEEFIANVKEVARRLGILKDDDDEQDED from the exons ATGTCGGGTAGGCGGGCCCAATCTCTGCCGGCGCACATGATGGAGCCAGCGAAGCCGGAACGCGGACGCTGTGTGGCTGCCATCTGCTTCTCGTGGAAGGTGCTCACCTGCATTGTGTCCCATGTGCTGCTCGTGGCCCTCGTCGTTTCCTATTGCGTGGGCGGTGCCTACCTCTTCCAGCACCTCGAACGACCCCACGAACTGGAG GTCAAGCGAGACATACAGAATCTTCGCTTTAATCTCACGGAGAATATCTGGCTTCTGTCAGACGATGCAGTTGTCCTGCGGGAAAGCGACTGGATGGCCAATGTCAGCAAGCATCTGGCCAACTTTGAAAAGCAGATCCTTACGGCCATCAAGGCAGACGGTTGGGATGGCGACGAGGATCTGCGGAAATCCCAGTGGACCTTTGCTGGATCCTTGTTCTACTCCATCATAGTGATAACTACCATAG GCTATGGCCACATATCGCCGCGCACGGATTGGGGCAAGGTGACAACGATTTTCTACGCCATCGTGGGCATTCCGCTGATGCTCATCTGCCTGTCCAACATTGGAGATGTCATGGCCACATCATTCCG GTTTTTATACTGGAGAATTTGCTGCTATGTGTGCACCCGCACGGCCAAACGTCCGAGGAATGCCCGCTCCCGGCAGAGATCCATGCGCTCCCAACGCCACACTCGTTCCCAACCGCCACCCTCGTTCCGGCGGTCCATGAAGATGACCCAAAGATCGGGAAATGACTCAGGTCTAGGTCCCTCCATGGGTCATGCCTACTCCGATCCGGAACTGCGCACCATGGGCAGAGGTTATGACGACCGGGAGTTCGGGCATCGCAGCAGCGGAGGTGGACGCAGTCgccgccagcagcagcagcattcGCACCACGATCCTCGCCAGCGGCACACCATATACGGGGATGAGTACGAAACCCAGACCCTGAATCGGTCCAATCGCTACAGCAGCCGGCAGAGGCAGCGGGATCGGATGAGGGACAGGCACACGGTGGAGAGGGAGCGCTATTCCCGGTCCCACTTGGACGCTGGTTCAATTGAGGACTTCAGCGACATGCCACTTCCCGCCAAAAGAGCCGCCAGTGTGCGTTCGGTTCGGTCGCCGCACAATCAGGAATCCTCGAAAGCTTCCAGGGAACTGCATCGCCTTCACTCGGCTCCTGGGAGAAGCAGGGCCAAGTCCGTGGATCCGAGGCACGTTTCATCGCACTACGAAGATGTGGATGAGGATGTGGTGAGGAAAACGCCCATTATACCAAATAGATACGCTCTGGATGAATTCGGTGGCGGTGGCAATAGAAGACAGCCGGCGCCAAGGAGCCAGTCCATGCCGAGATCTGCTCACCAGAGGCAGCGCCAGAGGGATCGGGAACGAGAGCGATCTCCGCAACCACCACCTCAGAGTTCCCATCGCCAGAATAATAATGGCAGAAGAGCTGGAAGCCTGGGCAGGCAATCCTCTCGATATGGCAACCATCTCGAACTGCCCGACTACGATGCTCCACCGCCAGGAAGGGATCATCGCCGGGATAGGCGCGGCCACTCCCAAGGACGCTACGAGGACTATGTGGAGGAGAGCTTCGATGAGGGATCTCTTTATGAAGACAACAACTACGAGGATTATCCAACGGAACGGCGTCACTCCAGGAGTCGGGAGCCCAGGAGGAATCGGCGCAGGGAACGAGCCGAACGTTTGCCTCCATCCCCGAGAATCATGTCGCCCATGGGTTTTCCAGTGCAGCGGCAAATCCGTCGACGTCCCAGCTACGATTATGATGACGATGACTCCATGTGCGGGGATGAGTACGGCGACTATGGTGATCTGCTGCCCAAAGATCGCCCCGTGCCCATTTGGCTGTGCGTCTTTTTGGTGGTTAGCTATATCCTCGGCGGAGCTGCTCTGTTTGCCTACTGGGAGAACTGGTCTTTCCTGGATTCCGCTTACTTTTGCTTTATCACGCTGACCACGATTG GATTTGGTGACTTTGTCCCCGCCAAAGGAGTCAAGGATGAATCGGAGCAGTCCATTGCCTATTGCTCGCTATATCTGCTCTTCGGCATTGCCTTACTGGCCATGAGTTTTAACCTTGTGCAGGAGGAGTTTATTGCCAACGTTAAGGAGGTTGCCCGTCGACTGGGTATTCTCAAAGATGATGACGACGAGCAGGACGAAGATTAA
- the LOC119555348 gene encoding shematrin-like protein 2 produces MQSNCLIIVALCLLGLVAAKSSEGDQDQWVWRSYNRRERSFRDIDRSSPIRNSYDQKLRREPTTRRPLPGQPENDEIEDYADVVEPTRSSDTPNVGTRQFNPYGGQPNAGQFGGLGGYGGNPGVLVGPGGPTGVIGRPQLYPNPYQTGYGGFSGAQNGIGGYPGGYSGVGQGLPGAGFPGTNFNNYPTNGLGLNQFPSNGQYPYGSYPGGDFSGNQFAGAGGQFPGLGQYPGNQQFGGPQYTEGYGLAGGLGLGQLGLGNGGIGYGGSFPPLGGGFGYDEKSPAVAEGKSAKSVAAAPRNVNDKLSKKI; encoded by the coding sequence ATGCAGAGCAATTGCCTCATCATCGTGGCTTTATGCCTCCTTGGATTAGTGGCGGCTAAGTCTTCGGAGGGTGATCAAGATCAGTGGGTCTGGCGATCTTACAATCGTCGAGAGCGCTCTTTTCGGGACATTGATCGCAGTTCCCCCATAAGGAACTCCTATGACCAAAAGCTGAGAAGGGAGCCTACAACTCGAAGACCCTTGCCTGGCCAGCCGGAGAACGATGAGATCGAGGACTATGCCGATGTGGTGGAGCCCACTAGATCATCAGATACTCCAAATGTGGGCACCCGTCAGTTTAATCCCTATGGAGGTCAACCCAATGCCGGACAATTCGGAGGACTTGGAGGCTATGGCGGAAATCCAGGTGTGCTGGTGGGACCCGGAGGACCGACTGGAGTCATAGGAAGACCTCAGCTGTACCCCAATCCCTATCAAACAGGCTATGGTGGATTCTCGGGAGCCCAGAACGGCATTGGTGGATATCCCGGAGGCTATTCAGGAGTAGGACAGGGTCTTCCTGGAGCTGGATTCCCCGGAACTAACTTCAACAACTATCCTACCAATGGACTGGGTCTCAACCAATTCCCTAGCAACGGACAGTACCCATATGGATCCTATCCAGGAGGTGACTTCAGTGGTAACCAATTTGCGGGAGCCGGTGGACAATTCCCAGGATTGGGACAGTACCCCGGTAACCAACAGTTCGGCGGACCTCAGTACACCGAGGGTTACGGTCTGGCTGGAGGATTGGGCTTAGGTCAACTGGGACTTGGAAACGGTGGTATTGGATATGGCGGTAGTTTCCCACCTCTCGGAGGCGGCTTTGGCTACGATGAGAAATCTCCAGCTGTGGCAGAAGGCAAAAGTGCTAAAAGTGTGGCTGCGGCACCCAGAAACGTGAATGATAAGCTCAGTAAGAAGATCTAA
- the LOC119555352 gene encoding alpha-tocopherol transfer protein, translated as MPSIRPLSPELQKNAIEILNEVPKKLDDDIAALRDWIRQQPHLKARTDDQFLVNFLRGCKFSLERTKAKIDRFYTLRTKYPEFYLGHNVDVEKLLDIFKLGTLVILPRPLNDNGPRLAMIRMATYDPSKYTFQEVNRAGGLMQQIMLDEDDVAIVNGLISILDLSNVTTGHFLQMTPSFAKKMTVFQEEALPLRPQGIHFINTPNGFETVFNMIKPMMSKKQQGRLYVHGTKWEALYDQIPKKYLPVEYGGENGSIPELIKDWEQRILAYRNYWEEEKNYGTDESLRVGQPVDFESLFGLQGSFRQLNVD; from the exons ATGCCTTCCATCCGTCCACTGAGCCCCGAgctccagaaaaatgccatcGAGATCCTGAACGAGGTCCCCAAAAAGTTGGATGATGATATAGCCGCTTTAAGGGATTGGATTAGGCAGCAGCCCCACTTGAAAGCCCGCACAGATGACCAGTTCCTGGTGAACTTCCTAAGGGGTTGCAAGTTCAGCTTGGAGAGGACCAAGGCCAAGATCGATAGGTTCTACACACTAAGGACCAAGTACCCAGAGTTTTACCTGGGTCATAATGTCGATGTGGAGAAACTGTTGGATATTTTCAAATTAGG AACTTTAGTTATTTTGCCACGTCCCCTAAACGATAATGGTCCGCGTTTGGCTATGATTCGCATGGCCACTTACGATCCAAGCAAATACACCTTTCAGGAGGTAAATCGAGCTGGTGGTCTCATGCAGCAGATTATGCTCGACGAAGATGATGTGGCCATTGTGAATGGACTGATTTCCATTTTGGACCTTTCCAATGTCACCACCGGTCACTTCCTGCAGATGACACCGTCTTTTGCCAAGAAGATGACTGTTTTCCAGGAAGAAGCCCTTCCACTTCGTCCTCAAGGTATTCATTTCATCAACACTCCCAATGGATTTGAGACCGTATTCAATATGATCAAGCCCATGATGTCAAAGAAGCAGCAAGGACGG CTCTACGTCCACGGAACCAAATGGGAAGCACTCTATGACCAAATCCCCAAGAAGTATTTGCCTGTGGAATATGGAGGGGAGAATGGTTCGATCCCGGAACTCATAAAGGATTGGGAGCAGCGAATTCTGGCCTACAGAAACTACTGGGAGGAGGAGAAGAACTACGGAACCGATGAGAGTCTCCGAGTGGGTCAACCCGTGGATTTCGAGAGTCTCTTCGGTCTTCAGGGCTCCTTCCGGCAATTGAATGTTGACTAA
- the LOC119555347 gene encoding retinol-binding protein pinta, which yields MIGSFKPIRPLPPALQKVAIEELNEVPSRVESDIASLKEWLQKQPHICACLEDQFLLSFLRGSKFSLEKAKQKIDRFYSLQALIPEVFNEHRLADDPQVLEIIRMGVILRIPLDKEDTGPAVTIIRAGSYDLNKFKFQDILRVGSMFGEIMMLEDDNASVSGYVEIMDMSGVTGANFFALQPHLLSKFSTYADEAMPTRQKGIHFINVPKAFEMGFKSLLGWFPEKIKERLSVTADPEAIFERVPKHYLPLEYGGSKGTMKDMATEMEAKLSSYRSYFEDCQHFGTNDKLREEPTNLNPEESHFGLDGSFRQLVID from the exons ATGATTGGAAGTTTCAAGCCCATAAGACCTCTACCGCCTGCTCTGCAAAAAGTGGCAATTGAGGAGCTTAACGAGGTGCCAAGTAGAGTGGAATCGGACATCGCTTCCCTCAAGGAATGGCTGCAGAAGCAACCTCATATCTGCGCCTGCCTGGAGGATCAGTTCCTGCTCAGCTTCCTCCGGGGATCGAAATTCAGTCTGGAGAAGGCCAAGCAAAAGATTGATCGATTTTACAGCTTACAAGCGCTAATTCCTGAGGTTTTCAACGAACACCGACTGGCTGACGATCCTCAGGTTCTGGAGATTATTCGAATGGG AGTTATCTTGCGCATTCCCCTCGATAAGGAAGACACTGGACCAGCTGTGACCATCATTCGAGCTGGCTCCTATGACCTTAACAAGTTTAAGTTCCAGGATATTTTAAGAGTGGGTTCCATGTTCGGCGAGATCATGATGCTGGAGGATGATAATGCCTCGGTCAGTGGCTACGTGGAGATCATGGATATGAGTGGAGTGACGGGTGCGAATTTTTTTGCCCTCCAGCCCCATCTTCTCAGCAAATTCTCTACCTATGCGGATGAGGCAATGCCAACGCGTCAGAAGGGAATCCATTTTATCAATGTGCCCAAGGCCTTTGAGATGGGTTTCAAATCACTGCTGGGATGGTTTCCagaaaaaatcaaagaaagG CTTTCAGTTACTGCCGATCCGGAGGCTATCTTTGAGAGAGTTCCCAAACATTATCTACCACTGGAGTATGGGGGTTCCAAGGGAACCATGAAGGATATGGCAACTGAGATGGAGGCCAAGCTCTCTAGCTATCGCAGTTACTTTGAGGACTGTCAACACTTTGGAACCAATGACAAGTTACGCGAGGAGCCCACCAATCTGAACCCCGAAGAGAGTCACTTTGGCCTAGATGGCTCTTTTCGCCAGTTGGTCATCGACTGA
- the LOC119555577 gene encoding uncharacterized protein LOC119555577 isoform X3, with translation MAPSVCEMAGQGQSSQVPPQKAGGSNSSGTNKCGASSLNGSLASYKIGGSEQSWPQAPVYSKENQRPPVYNPEDYVHSLRKFIKASSSAKKVTIYDVSTGPSAKEEASRSATLPAKHSEYKSPIPAPPENDREMSLRQFGSITDLLTKLRADLRVSFPSFVQEFVGTPADGISHLLEVLRAIQMAQASNAPAPLPGASSSLALTRNPQSYQRRALLDELSCLQCLSICSSRSLDAIARLGNTPVGLMPLASSATGQGIRARILALQLLASACDRQPFGSGSGGQKIASAGHTAVSDAMSTLRLRCSEPVRFRLLVGILNSGGGSGELQCAGVKFLNTFIESAVSIQQRLYIQAELFQAGLDASTLARTISSSSPWLDALKIEVKRFNELHIDVDKMITQARDAERVRSQMVILERRVQILHEEKAVLTSMERRLQERCAELQREIFRLQGNQQQSKFKPVESSSGHQPVALPRQVPPPKKNKQSSSEHEDEGISSSETGASLSPVPILVLPSKAKQSRKVVPEEDEDDAATIEDVIEELDNIVSEAEKQISSQASSGSRSKMRHHRSVEKDIVPVNIVPQPPRKSRSLAHLVARTDCSDQEGSDYGMVLHQPGDPAAAERLAAMQSFFDEVDYDAPETDQPASYQMDSPTPDMPEANATATAYNASTNRELLDVIMNARHDEHDPTMQALRKSAQDTAPVTTIPHHPVKVKAPAPPPPTPPAQQFNGVFFMTGMNTPQKYPKPDISAALQARRVTKNVERLEAAFASAHPEALNEAAIGREKSRSNQQIYFTSNLAMRMHDHSGFGLPNGGQIQGPTMRTRSHTQGSMSKVTDLPSGLY, from the exons ATGGCTCCCAGTGTGTGCGAGATGGCCGGCCAGGGTCAAAGCAGTCAGGTTCCCCCGCAGAAGGCAGGCGGATCCAATAGCTCGGGGACGAACAAGTGCGGAGCGAGCAGTCTCAACGGATCCCTGGCCTCCTACAAAATAGGCGGCTCCGAACAGAGCTGGCCCCAGGCACCAGTTTACAGCAAG GAAAACCAACGACCACCAGTCTACAATCCCGAGGACTATGTGCACTCGCTGAGGAAGTTCATCAAGGCCAGCAGTTCGGCCAAAAAGGTAACCATCTACGATGTGAGCACGGGTCCGAGTGCCAAGGAAGAGGCCTCTCGATCGGCCACCCTGCCAGCCAAACACTCGGAGTACAA ATCTCCCATTCCTGCTCCGCCAGAAAATGACAGAGAGATGTCCCTGCGTCAGTTCGGCTCCATCACAGATTTGCTCACCAAGTTGAGGGCTGATCTGCGGGTCTCCTTTCCCAG CTTTGTCCAGGAGTTTGTGGGCACTCCTGCGGACGGCATCAGCCACTTACTGGAGGTCCTGCGCGCCATTCAAATGGCCCAGGCCAGCAACGCCCCTGCTCCATTGCCAGGAGCCAGTAGTTCCCTGGCCCTGACCAGGAATCCCCAGAGCTATCAGCGTCGTGCTTTGCTGGATGAGCTGTCTTGCCT GCAATGTCTGAGCATCTGCAGTTCGCGATCCCTGGATGCCATAGCCCGTTTGGGGAACACACCAGTGGGTCTCATGCCCCTGGCTTCCTCGGCCACGGGTCAGGGCATCCGAGCCCGCATCCTGGCCCTCCAGCTGCTCGCCTCCGCCTGCGATCGTCAGCCCTTTGGGAGCGGCAGTGGTGGTCAGAAGATAGCCTCAGCGGGTCACACAGCCGTCTCGGATGCCATGTCCACGTTGCGACTGAGATGCAGTGAACCGGTTCGGTTTCGCCTACTGGTGGGCATCCTGAACAGCGGCGGTGGTTCCGGGGAGCTTCAGTGTGCGGGTGTTAA ATTCCTCAACACCTTCATCGAGAGCGCCGTGAGCATCCAGCAGCGTCTGTACATTCAGGCTGAGCTCTTCCAAGCGGGCTTAGATGCCAGCACCTTGGCCAGGACCATCTCCTCCTCATCCCCCTGGTTGGATGCCCTGAAGATCGAGGTGAAGCGCTTCAACGAACTGCATATTGATGTGGACAAGATGATAACCCAGGCCAGGGATGCGGAGCGCGTGCGCAGCCAGATGGTCATCCTGGAGCGAAGGGTGCAGATCCTGCACGAGGAGAAGGCCGTGCTGACCTCCATGGAGCGGCGTCTCCAAGAGCGATGTGCCGAACTGCAGCGCGAAATCTTCCGCCTGCAGGGCAACCAGCAGCAGTCCAAATTCAAGCCGGTGGAGTCCTCCTCCGGCCACCAGCCGGTAGCCCTTCCCCGCCAGGTTCCTCCGCCCAAGAAGAACAAGCAGAGCAGTTCGGAGCACGAGGACGAGGGCATCAGCAGTTCGGAGACGGGTGCATCCCTCAGTCCAGTGCCCATTTTGGTCCTCCCCTCCAAGGCGAAGCAGTCGCGAAAGGTTGTGCCTGAGGAGGATGAAGATGATGCGGCCACCATTGAGGATGTGATCGAGGAGTTGGACAACATTGTGAGTGAGGCGGAGAAGCAGATCAGCAGCCAGGCGAGCAGTGGTTCCCGCTCAAAGATGCGCCACCACCGCTCCGTAGAGAAGGATATTGTCCCGGTCAACATAGTACCGCAGCCTCCGAGGAAATCCCGTTCGCTGGCACATCTGGTGGCACGCACCGACTGCTCTGATCAGGAGGGTTCGGATTATGGCATGGTCTTGCACCAACCGGGAGATCCCGCTGCCGCCGAGCGGTTGGCCGCCATGCAGAGCTTCTTCGACGAGGTGGACTACGATGCTCCGGAGACGGATCAGCCGGCGTCCTACCAAATGGACTCACCCACTCCCGACATGCCGGAGGCGAATGCCACGGCCACGGCTTACAATGCCAGCACGAATCGGGAGCTCCTGGATGTGATCATGAATGCGCGGCACGACGAACACGATCCCACCATGCAGGCTTTGAGGAAGAGTGCCCAGGACACGGCGCCGGTGACGACGATTCCCCATCACCCGGTGAAGGTCAAGGCtccagctcctcctcctcccaCGCCGCCAGCCCAGCAATTCAACGGGGTCTTCTTTATGACCGGCATGAACACACCGCAGAAGTATCCCAAGCCCGATATCTCGGCTGCCCTGCAGGCCAGAAGGGTCACCAAGAATGTGGAGCGCCTGGAGGCCGCCTTCGCCTCCGCCCATCCCGAAGCCCTCAATGAGGCGGCCATCGGAAGGGAGAAGTCGCGAAGCAACCAGCAGATATACTTCACCAGCAACCTGGCCATGCGGATGCACGATCACTCGGGATTCGGACTTCCGAATGGTGGACAGATCCAGGGTCCCACCATGCGAACGAGATCCCACACCCAGGGATCCATGTCCAAGGTGACGGATCTGCCCTCCGGCCTCTACTAA
- the LOC119555583 gene encoding lysozyme S — translation MKAFFALVVLAIAAPALAGRTMDRCSLAREMSDLGVPRDQLDKWTCIAQHESDYRTWVVGPANSDGSNDYGIFQINDLYWCQADGRFSYNECGLSCNALLSDDITNSVRCAQKVLSQQGWSAWAVWHYCSGWLPSIDECF, via the coding sequence ATGAAGGCTTTCTTTGCTCTGGTGGTTCTGGCTATTGCCGCTCCTGCTTTGGCAGGACGTACCATGGATCGTTGCTCCTTGGCCCGTGAGATGTCCGACTTGGGAGTTCCCCGTGATCAGTTGGACAAGTGGACCTGCATTGCCCAGCACGAGAGTGACTACCGCACCTGGGTGGTGGGACCCGCCAACTCCGACGGATCCAACGACTACGGAATCTTCCAGATCAACGATCTGTACTGGTGCCAGGCCGATGGTCGCTTCTCCTACAACGAGTGCGGTCTCAGCTGCAACGCCCTGTTGAGCGACGACATCACCAACTCCGTCCGTTGTGCCCAGAAGGTCCTCAGCCAGCAGGGATGGTCCGCCTGGGCCGTCTGGCACTACTGCAGTGGATGGTTGCCGTCCATCGATGAGTGCTTCTAA
- the LOC119555581 gene encoding lysozyme S-like isoform X2, with translation MDRCSLAREMSNLGVPRDQLDKWTCIAQHESDYRTWVVGPANSDGSNDYGIFQINDLYWCQADGRFSYNECGLSCNALLSDDITNSVRCAQKVLSQQGWSAWAVWHYCSGWLPSIDECF, from the coding sequence ATGGATCGGTGCTCCTTGGCCCGTGAGATGTCCAACTTGGGAGTTCCCCGTGACCAGCTGGACAAGTGGACCTGCATTGCCCAGCACGAGAGTGACTACCGCACCTGGGTGGTGGGACCGGCCAACTCCGACGGATCCAACGACTACGGAATCTTCCAGATCAACGATCTGTATTGGTGCCAGGCCGATGGTCGCTTCTCCTACAACGAGTGCGGTCTCAGCTGCAACGCCCTGTTGAGCGACGACATCACCAACTCCGTCCGTTGTGCCCAGAAGGTCCTCAGCCAGCAGGGATGGTCCGCCTGGGCTGTTTGGCACTACTGCAGCGGATGGTTGCCGTCCATCGATGAGTGCTTCTAA
- the LOC119555581 gene encoding lysozyme S-like isoform X1, whose translation MKAFFALVVLAIAAPALAGRTMDRCSLAREMSNLGVPRDQLDKWTCIAQHESDYRTWVVGPANSDGSNDYGIFQINDLYWCQADGRFSYNECGLSCNALLSDDITNSVRCAQKVLSQQGWSAWAVWHYCSGWLPSIDECF comes from the coding sequence ATGAAGGCTTTCTTTGCTCTGGTGGTTCTGGCTATTGCCGCTCCTGCTTTGGCAGGACGTACCATGGATCGGTGCTCCTTGGCCCGTGAGATGTCCAACTTGGGAGTTCCCCGTGACCAGCTGGACAAGTGGACCTGCATTGCCCAGCACGAGAGTGACTACCGCACCTGGGTGGTGGGACCGGCCAACTCCGACGGATCCAACGACTACGGAATCTTCCAGATCAACGATCTGTATTGGTGCCAGGCCGATGGTCGCTTCTCCTACAACGAGTGCGGTCTCAGCTGCAACGCCCTGTTGAGCGACGACATCACCAACTCCGTCCGTTGTGCCCAGAAGGTCCTCAGCCAGCAGGGATGGTCCGCCTGGGCTGTTTGGCACTACTGCAGCGGATGGTTGCCGTCCATCGATGAGTGCTTCTAA
- the LOC119555580 gene encoding lysozyme P — protein MKAFLVIFVVALAAVATQARTMDRCSLAREMANLGVPRDQLDKWTCIAQHESSFRTGAVGPANSNGSNDYGIFQINNKYWCKPADGRFSYNECGLSCNALLTDDITNSVRCAQKVLRQQGWTAWSTWKYCSGSLPSINSCF, from the coding sequence ATGAAAGCCTTCCTTGTGATTTTTGTGGTGGCTCTGGCAGCAGTCGCCACTCAGGCCCGAACGATGGATAGATGCTCCCTGGCCAGGGAGATGGCCAATCTAGGGGTTCCCCGGGATCAGCTGGACAAGTGGACCTGCATTGCCCAGCACGAGAGTTCCTTCCGCACAGGCGCGGTTGGTCCAGCCAATTCCAATGGATCCAACGACTACGGCATCTTCCAGATCAACAACAAGTACTGGTGCAAACCGGCCGATGGTCGCTTTTCCTATAACGAGTGCGGCTTGAGTTGCAATGCCCTGCTGACCGATGATATCACCAACTCCGTGAGATGTGCCCAGAAGGTTCTGCGCCAGCAGGGGTGGACCGCATGGTCCACCTGGAAGTACTGCAGCGGATCCCTGCCCTCGATCAATAGTTGCTTCTAA
- the LOC119555586 gene encoding lysozyme A/C yields the protein MKAFIVLVALACAAPAFARTMDRCSLAREMSNLGVPRDQLDKWTCIAEHESSYRTGVVGPENYNGSNDYGIFQINDYYWCSPPSGRFSYNECGTSCNALLSDDITSSVRCAQKVLSQQGWSAWSTWHYCSGWLPSIDECF from the coding sequence ATGAAGGCCTTCATCGTTTTGGTAGCTTTGGCTTGCGCCGCTCCAGCTTTTGCCCGCACCATGGACCGTTGCTCCCTGGCCAGGGAGATGTCCAACCTGGGAGTTCCCCGGGATCAGTTGGACAAGTGGACCTGCATTGCCGAGCACGAGAGCTCCTACCGCACTGGAGTGGTGGGTCCCGAGAACTACAACGGATCCAACGACTACGGCATCTTCCAGATCAACGACTACTACTGGTGCTCTCCTCCCAGCGGTCGCTTCTCCTACAACGAGTGTGGTACCAGTTGCAACGCCCTGTTGAGCGACGACATCACCAGCTCCGTCCGTTGTGCCCAGAAGGTCCTCAGCCAGCAGGGATGGTCCGCATGGTCCACCTGGCACTACTGCAGCGGATGGTTGCCGTCCATCGATGAGTGCTTCTAA